The region TATAGATGATAAAGAATTGAATGAGAAGAATGTGAACACTCTATTATATGATTGTATTTCTGTTTGTGAAGATTTTGGCCCCGATAGAGATTATATAACCTTAGAGATTGTGCTTAGTCGCATAAATGACATTCCTACTCGAAAAAAAGGAACTAATGAAGTATCAGAAAAGGTATTAAAAAAATTCGTAGATTTTGTGGAGGTCATTAATAGAAGAATAGACGCTCCCCCACTTTTTAATATGGTTTTAGAAGGAAGATCTATTATTGAATGGATGTCAATTTTTAGTATTTATCCCATTATACCAAAACATAAAGCTAGTAAAAATAGACCTGTTTTATTAATGCCTCCTTATCTTGGAAACGATTTATCTACAACATTTGTTAGAAAATATTTAAAATCCGTAGGCTTTAAAACCTATAAATGGGATTTAGGAGTTAATACCATAAATTCAAAATCTTTGCCTAAACTCATTGAGAAATTAGACGATATTTACGAAAAACACCAAGAAAAAGTGAGTCTAGTTGGCTGGAGTGGTGGTGGTATTTTTGCAAAAATAATAGCCAATAGATATCCTGAAAAAGTAG is a window of Polaribacter litorisediminis DNA encoding:
- a CDS encoding alpha/beta fold hydrolase gives rise to the protein MEKNKTLYKTFTELALKVVLSKGMDLSEAKKVVIQKFENHPFEKMIIGLIDDKELNEKNVNTLLYDCISVCEDFGPDRDYITLEIVLSRINDIPTRKKGTNEVSEKVLKKFVDFVEVINRRIDAPPLFNMVLEGRSIIEWMSIFSIYPIIPKHKASKNRPVLLMPPYLGNDLSTTFVRKYLKSVGFKTYKWDLGVNTINSKSLPKLIEKLDDIYEKHQEKVSLVGWSGGGIFAKIIANRYPEKVEQLVTIGSPVWGVKNMKTPLIKILEFLRGKHLKERNAKFLKELEMIPEVPITCIYTKTDGLLPWKHCMEAETLRNDIQNIEVFGSHCGMGANASVLLTVANSLNANITGKKPQGFIPKIESLFFPEFWEQKGFSKFTNLFLMKYGA